The Herbiconiux sp. A18JL235 region CGGCTGAAGATGACGACGCCGGCCTTCGCGGTCGCGTAACCCGAGCCGAAGTGCATGGGCACCTGCGAGTTGAGCGAGGCGACGTTCACGATCGACCCGGTCTTGCCCTCGGCGAGGAACTGCTTCGCCCCGAGCTTCGTGCCGAGGAACGCCCCGTAGAGGTTGAGCCGGATGTTGAAGTCCCAGGTGGCGAGATCCATGTCGACGACGCGCCCGGGCCGCGAGCCGCCTGCCACGTTGAATACGGCGTCGACCGTGCCGAAGCGCTCGACCGCTGCCGCGAAGAGAGCCTCCATCGCCGACTCGTCGGTGATGTCAGTGCGCAGCCCCGCGACGTTCTCACCGAAGGTGACGGGGGCGGCATCGATGGCCTCGTGGTTGATGTCGGCGACGAACACCTTCGCACCCTCGTCGACGAGGCGCCGGGTGATGGCGGCGCCGATGCCGGAGACGCCTCCGGTGACGACCGCGACCGTGGAATCGAATCGAGCCATGACTGCCTTTCCGCGTCGCCCGCTCTGGCGCCGCATCCTTTCCGACTCTACGCCTTTATCTGACACATGTCAGATAACCAGAGCGGATGCTCGGCTTCCGACGACCGGTGATCTACCCTGAGCGGATGGATCCGCGGTACGAACGCACGCAGCGGCAGCTGCGACGGGCGGTCTACGAGCTCGCCGCCGAGCACCCCGTCGGCGATATCGCCGTCGCCGAGCTCTGCCGCGCCGCCGGCGTCACCCGCGACACCTTCTACCGCCACGCCACCTCACCGACGACCCTTCTCGCCGAGGCGCTCGGGGAGGAGCTCACCACCGCCATCGAAGCCGTGCGCGACGAGCACGCCGCGCGGCTCGCCCCGGGCGAGCGGCTCGACGGCGAGGCTCTCATGCGGCACTCGGAACGCACCCTTCTCGTGCACCTGCGTACGCACGCCCGGGTGTACCGCAACGCGATGACGGCCGGCCTCGTGCCCGAGCTCCGCACGCAGCTCGAGAACATCATCTTCGACGCCCTGGTCGAGCACGCTCTCAGCTATCCGAGCGTCCTTCCCGAGGCGATCGCGCCCGACGACCAGATGGCGCTCGAGATCACGGCCGCCTACGCTTCCTCGGGCACGGTCGGCGCCATCGAGCGTTGGCTCCGCCACGACCCGCTCGACGTCGATCGCGGGGCCGCCCTCATCCTCGCCGCCTCCCCGGGCTTCTGGTTGCGCGACGCCTGAGTGCCCGGGTGCACGGAGCGCCGGCCGGGCGAGGCGCCCTAGATGTAGATGGCGGGGTCGAGGTACACGGCGGGGTCGGTGAGCGACTCGCGCGACTCCGCGGCGTCGATGCCGGCCGAGGCCCGCACATCCCGCGCGGGGATGCCGATGAGCACCGAGCCGGCGGGTGCCGACTTCACGACCACCGCTCCCGCGCCGACGCTCGAGTCCGACCCGATCTCGACCGGGCCGAGGATGGTCGCCCCCGCTCCCACGGTGACCCGGTCGCCCAGCGTGGGGTGCCGCTTCACCCGGCGCATGCTGCGACCGCCGAGCGTCACCCCGTGGTAGAGCATCACGTCGTCGCCGAGCACGGCGGTCTCGCCGATGACGAC contains the following coding sequences:
- a CDS encoding SDR family NAD(P)-dependent oxidoreductase, whose translation is MARFDSTVAVVTGGVSGIGAAITRRLVDEGAKVFVADINHEAIDAAPVTFGENVAGLRTDITDESAMEALFAAAVERFGTVDAVFNVAGGSRPGRVVDMDLATWDFNIRLNLYGAFLGTKLGAKQFLAEGKTGSIVNVASLNSQVPMHFGSGYATAKAGVVIFSRNAALELAGDGIRVNAVSPGLVSTPLTGGLTAMPGVTEAFLERIPQGRPAEPEEIASVALFLASSDAAYVNGENIVVDGAWNTSGYPDLRPFLG
- the epsC gene encoding serine O-acetyltransferase EpsC — protein: MSVARRLLARVREDVAAARSHDPAARSAIEVVLSYPGVHAVWAYRVAHRWWRAPGLRLPARLLSQFARFLTGVEIHPGARIGRRLFIDHGMGVVIGETAVLGDDVMLYHGVTLGGRSMRRVKRHPTLGDRVTVGAGATILGPVEIGSDSSVGAGAVVVKSAPAGSVLIGIPARDVRASAGIDAAESRESLTDPAVYLDPAIYI
- a CDS encoding TetR/AcrR family transcriptional regulator; this encodes MDPRYERTQRQLRRAVYELAAEHPVGDIAVAELCRAAGVTRDTFYRHATSPTTLLAEALGEELTTAIEAVRDEHAARLAPGERLDGEALMRHSERTLLVHLRTHARVYRNAMTAGLVPELRTQLENIIFDALVEHALSYPSVLPEAIAPDDQMALEITAAYASSGTVGAIERWLRHDPLDVDRGAALILAASPGFWLRDA